A DNA window from Streptomyces parvus contains the following coding sequences:
- a CDS encoding CDP-glycerol glycerophosphotransferase family protein has protein sequence MAPRLTVVVPLYNVEEYLGACLSSLAEQTMPDLEVVLVDDGSTDNGPSLAQEFTERDPRFRLFRQENAGLGAARNAGVREAHPDAEFLTFVDSDDVVPPGAYARMLAELDRSGSDFATGNVLRLRADGDLEQSPMFRKPMEKARPATHVTRDWILLGDRIACNKVFRRTFWDEHAFAFPTGVLYEDIAVVLPAHFLARSVDVVEEPVYHWRDRDGSITTRRAVPRGIRDRVTAVTTVSGFLAERGATPDAAEAKRRYDAHALSGDLWLFIEALPDGDAEFHEAFLEHAGAFASTVEPDVFASLPLHLRVKWQLIRERRLPELLALLADEKKDRDTFHVRGLLRPRAHHPAVRDPLPPAATALTAADLPVHAHLTEAVWRDGLLHLTGYAYVRNAPGGAPRLGWLRSGKRLIPLRLRPVGGDEATARSGRSLHRYDRAGFTATVDPRRLAGKAGGNRTTWKAEAVVVGAGRPRRGPMRLVGTPAPPAVTYTDERTRIVPVLAGNKLELRTERVTAVLTRQSAVEDAVRLEVKVLGDSGPVALRLTEWRTKETREFALRGSLGSRAADIPLSAFRGEDDIWGVQLVGEGGPLTVAARSDGQDGRYALPGGREVYAAPNPSGDLVLTERAVQPVVTSAVWEGTGELVLEGGFPEPTDAAHELVLRHSGHQEEAVVEVERGEGGGFRAVIAPAAVEGPGGALPLAEGRWYLFLRTPGERDPQAYRPLRLGTPLHSTLPRQRHEGGRDFTLQRRHHDRLVLESGSALPAVDRGPYGQRVRRERYAAVRAVAPAATRPTVLYSSYDGRQFSDSPRAVHRELAARETDIEHLWVVRDQQAAVPDGVRPVALHSAEWYQAMARSRWIVTNTHLPEWFERADGQCVVQTWHGTPLKRIGRDLAGTPHADAAYMASMERRSAQWSVLVSPNSFSTPVLRRAFGYGGEVLECGYPRNDLLYASDRAKVAAAVRERLAIPEGRRVILYAPTWREDQPRKGGRYAPDLHLDLEHAREVLGGDHVLLVRRHYLVGGTVPDTDFVRDVSRHPDVGELLLIGDVLVTDYSSVMFDFAQTGRPMLFHTYDLAHYRDTLRGFCFDFEHRAPGPLIPDSAGVVAALRDPEAATAGHREAYEQFREAFCDLDDGTAAARVVDRMLKGEQA, from the coding sequence ATGGCACCCCGACTCACCGTCGTCGTCCCCCTCTACAACGTCGAGGAGTACCTCGGTGCCTGCCTGTCCTCGCTCGCCGAGCAGACCATGCCGGACCTGGAGGTCGTCCTCGTCGACGACGGCTCCACGGACAACGGCCCGTCGCTGGCCCAGGAGTTCACCGAACGGGATCCGCGCTTCCGGCTGTTCCGACAGGAGAACGCCGGGCTCGGCGCGGCCCGCAACGCCGGAGTCCGTGAAGCCCATCCCGACGCGGAGTTCCTGACGTTCGTCGACAGCGACGACGTCGTCCCGCCCGGCGCGTACGCCCGAATGCTGGCCGAACTCGACCGTTCCGGCTCCGACTTCGCCACCGGCAACGTCCTGCGGCTGCGGGCCGACGGGGATCTCGAACAGTCCCCGATGTTCCGCAAGCCGATGGAGAAGGCCCGCCCCGCCACCCATGTCACCCGCGACTGGATCCTGCTCGGCGACCGCATCGCCTGCAACAAGGTCTTCCGCCGCACCTTCTGGGACGAGCACGCCTTCGCCTTCCCGACCGGCGTGCTGTACGAGGACATCGCCGTCGTCCTCCCCGCCCACTTCCTGGCCCGCTCGGTCGACGTCGTCGAGGAACCCGTCTACCACTGGCGCGACCGCGACGGCTCGATCACCACCCGGCGGGCCGTCCCCCGGGGCATCCGCGACCGGGTCACCGCCGTCACCACCGTCAGCGGCTTCCTCGCCGAGCGGGGTGCCACACCGGACGCCGCCGAGGCCAAGCGCCGCTACGACGCCCATGCGCTCTCCGGCGACCTGTGGCTGTTCATCGAGGCTCTGCCGGACGGCGACGCGGAGTTCCACGAAGCCTTCCTGGAGCACGCCGGCGCCTTCGCCTCCACCGTCGAACCCGACGTCTTCGCGTCCCTGCCCCTGCATCTGCGGGTCAAGTGGCAGCTCATCCGCGAACGCCGGCTCCCCGAACTCCTCGCCCTCCTCGCCGACGAGAAGAAGGACCGGGACACCTTCCACGTCCGCGGACTGCTCCGCCCCCGCGCTCACCACCCCGCCGTCCGCGACCCGCTGCCCCCCGCCGCGACCGCGCTGACCGCCGCCGACCTGCCCGTCCACGCCCACCTCACCGAGGCCGTCTGGCGGGACGGGCTGCTGCATCTGACCGGGTACGCCTATGTGCGCAACGCCCCCGGCGGAGCCCCGCGCCTCGGCTGGCTCCGGTCCGGGAAGCGGCTCATCCCGTTGCGGCTGCGCCCCGTCGGCGGCGACGAGGCCACCGCCCGGTCCGGCCGCTCCCTGCACCGGTACGACCGTGCCGGGTTCACCGCCACCGTCGACCCGCGCAGGCTCGCCGGGAAAGCGGGCGGCAACCGTACGACCTGGAAAGCGGAGGCCGTCGTCGTCGGCGCGGGGCGGCCCCGCCGGGGCCCGATGCGGCTCGTCGGCACCCCGGCCCCGCCCGCCGTGACGTACACCGACGAACGGACCCGTATCGTCCCCGTCCTGGCCGGCAACAAGCTGGAGCTGCGCACCGAACGCGTCACCGCCGTCCTGACCCGGCAGTCGGCGGTCGAGGACGCCGTCCGCCTGGAGGTGAAGGTCCTCGGCGACTCCGGGCCGGTCGCCCTCCGGCTCACCGAGTGGCGCACCAAGGAGACCCGGGAGTTCGCCCTGCGCGGCTCGCTCGGATCCCGGGCGGCGGACATCCCGCTCAGCGCGTTCCGGGGGGAGGACGACATCTGGGGCGTCCAACTCGTCGGTGAGGGAGGTCCGTTGACTGTCGCCGCCCGATCCGACGGCCAGGACGGGCGTTACGCACTGCCCGGGGGCCGCGAGGTATATGCGGCCCCCAACCCCTCGGGCGACCTCGTCCTCACCGAACGGGCCGTCCAGCCCGTCGTCACCTCCGCCGTCTGGGAGGGGACGGGCGAGCTGGTCCTCGAAGGGGGCTTCCCCGAGCCCACGGACGCCGCCCACGAACTCGTCCTGCGCCACAGCGGCCACCAGGAGGAGGCCGTCGTCGAGGTGGAGCGGGGAGAGGGCGGCGGCTTCCGGGCCGTGATCGCGCCCGCCGCCGTCGAAGGGCCCGGCGGAGCGCTGCCGCTCGCCGAGGGGCGCTGGTACCTCTTCCTGCGCACGCCGGGGGAGCGGGACCCGCAGGCGTACCGGCCGCTCCGGCTCGGCACCCCCCTGCACAGCACCCTGCCCCGGCAACGGCACGAGGGAGGGCGGGACTTCACCCTCCAGCGGCGCCACCACGACCGGCTCGTCCTGGAGTCCGGCAGCGCCCTCCCGGCCGTCGACCGGGGGCCGTACGGGCAGCGCGTCCGGCGCGAGCGGTATGCCGCGGTCCGCGCCGTCGCCCCGGCTGCGACGCGCCCCACCGTCCTCTACTCCAGTTACGACGGCCGCCAGTTCTCCGACTCCCCCCGTGCCGTCCACCGCGAACTCGCCGCCAGGGAAACGGACATCGAGCACCTGTGGGTCGTCCGCGACCAGCAGGCGGCCGTGCCCGACGGGGTCCGGCCCGTCGCGCTGCACAGCGCCGAGTGGTACCAGGCGATGGCCCGCAGCCGCTGGATCGTCACCAACACCCACCTCCCCGAGTGGTTCGAGCGTGCCGACGGCCAGTGCGTCGTCCAGACCTGGCACGGCACCCCCCTCAAGCGCATCGGCCGTGACCTCGCGGGCACTCCGCACGCCGACGCCGCGTACATGGCGTCGATGGAACGCCGGTCCGCCCAGTGGAGCGTGCTCGTCTCCCCGAACAGCTTCTCCACCCCCGTCCTGCGCCGCGCCTTCGGCTACGGGGGCGAGGTCCTGGAGTGCGGCTACCCGCGCAACGACCTGCTGTACGCCTCCGACCGGGCCAAGGTCGCCGCCGCCGTACGGGAACGGCTCGCGATCCCCGAAGGGCGGCGCGTGATCCTCTACGCCCCGACCTGGCGCGAGGACCAGCCGCGGAAGGGAGGAAGGTACGCCCCCGACCTCCACCTCGACCTGGAACACGCCCGCGAGGTCCTCGGCGGGGACCATGTCCTCCTGGTCCGGCGGCACTACCTCGTCGGCGGAACCGTCCCCGACACCGACTTCGTCCGGGACGTCTCCCGCCA